The following coding sequences are from one Leishmania major strain Friedlin complete genome, chromosome 36 window:
- a CDS encoding putative protein kinase ck2 regulatory subunit: MDDAYSPENMEYEYEDEELVSWITWFCDLKGNEFFCMVDREFITDDFNLTGLAPIVPFYHYALELILDVESMESDGLTEQQKRLVESSAEILYGLIHARFITTGRGLKLMEEKYMQGEFGSCPRVFCEGHALLPVGQSDVVRESSVKLFCPRCEDIYHPRSVRHRSLDGAFWGTTFPHLLLMQLRERGVSIPPPNQQYVPKVYGFRVRKPGTPLITNGAGEEDTGAASAGAGDVSRKAEAGPHHKEEGAVAMSNTLDQRLSAESSSSSSKGKAE, translated from the coding sequence ATGGATGACGCGTACTCCCCAGAAAACATGGAGTACGAGTACGAGGATGAGGAGCTTGTGAGCTGGATTACGTGGTTCTGCGACTTGAAGGGTAACGAGTTCTTCTGCATGGTCGACCGCGAGTTCATCACAGATGATTTCAACCTAACTGGATTGGCCCCCATAGTGCCATTTTACCACTACGCGTTAGAACTCATCCTCGACGTGGAGTCGATGGAGAGTGACGGCCTTACCGAGCAGCAGAAGCGTCTCGTCGAGAGCTCCGCGGAGATCCTCTACGGTCTTATTCACGCCCGCTTCATCACCACCGGCCGCGGCCTCAAGCTGATGGAGGAAAAATATATGCAGGGCGAGTTTGGTAGCTGTCCCCGCGTCTTCTGCGAGGGTCACGCGCTGCTCCCGGTGGGTCAGAGCGACGTGGTACGTGAGAGCTCCGTGAAGCTTTTTTGCCCACGCTGCGAGGACATCTACCACCCGCGCTCCGTTCGCCACCGTAGCCTCGACGGCGCCTTCTGGGGCACCACGTTCCCTCACCTGCTGCTCATGCAActgcgcgagcgcggcgtgTCGATCCCGCCGCCGAACCAGCAGTACGTGCCGAAGGTGTACGGCTTCCGCGTTCGCAAGCCAGGCACGCCCCTCATCACCAACGGAGCGGGCGAAGAGGACACCGGGGCCGCCTCCGCGGGCGCAGGGGATGTGTCACGCAAAGCCGAGGCCGGGCCTCACCACAAAGAAGAGGGCGCCGTCGCAATGTCGAACACTTTGGATCAGCGGCTGTCCGCAGAATCCTCAAGTTCTAGCTCAAAAGGAAAAGCGGAGTAG